A stretch of Linepithema humile isolate Giens D197 chromosome 3, Lhum_UNIL_v1.0, whole genome shotgun sequence DNA encodes these proteins:
- the LOC105676630 gene encoding probable E3 ubiquitin-protein ligase RNF144A, with translation MRSLTVSGEQTTTGAEGGGSSPGDQQTQSSSSVTGSDGVQGMPSLHSLVLRRAPLTDMGAATSSVTSVNPPAKITTNQKKIDKTKLSGIRLPLIRKEASVVNLSLTERTAPGKEADAPLLRPESSASLEARGGSWMNLGPGVLRKCETAVGLSTSALEGRPINRSRVCSRCSSLLSLASSSRYSLAAGNFVPAGSQQTIGRIFCKLCLVDTSLSKTCKIEGCGCSYCKDCMRAYVEFEIEEGAYEISCPDAQCDHGAILSLKEISSLVSPELMEKHCKFRLNRDVSMDKGRAWCPRAGCETICSINSSNGGSGTPLGPVHCPNCSTDFCSICREPWHNGPCSDLPLGIPFGSDHIKCCPMCSVPIEKDEGCAQMMCKRCKHVFCWYCLASLDDDFLLRHYDKGPCKNKLGHSRASVIWHRTQVIGIFAGFGLLLLVASPLLLLAAPCIVCCKCRVCGSSRLEQEEGDTAT, from the exons ATGCGTTCTCTTACTGTCAGCGGTGAGCAAACGACGACGGGCGCGGAAGGCGGCGGCTCATCGCCAGGAGATCAACAAACGCAGTCCTCGTCGTCCGTAACCGGTAGCGACGGTGTTCAGGGGATGCCTAGCCTACACTCGCTCGTCTTACGACGAGCTCCGCTAACAGATATGGGTGCCGCAACCAGCTCGGTGACGTCTGTCAATCCTCCCGCTAAAATCACGACTAATCAGAAAAAGATTGACAAGACGAAACTCAGCGGCATCAGGCTACCTCTGATACGCAAAGAAGCTAGCGTAGTGAATCTCTCTTTAACAGAGAGGACTGCACCGGGAAAAGAGGCGGATGCACCACTTCTACGACCTGAAAGTAGCGCAAGTCTGGAAGCACGCGGCGGCAGTTGGATGAACCTGGGTCCTGGTGTACTGAGAAAATGCGAAACCGCAGTAGGATTAAGCACCTCAGCACTGGAAGGAAGACCCATAAATCGTAGTAGAGTCTGCTCTCGCTGCTCCAGTTTGTTATCCCTGGCGTCCAGCTCGCGTTATAGCTTGGCTGCTGGCAACTTTGTTCCTGCTGGTTCGCAACAGACAATCGGacgaatattttgtaaactGTGTCTCGTCGATACTTCTCTCTCCAAAACATGTAAAATCGAGGGATGTGGTTGTTCCTATTGTAAAGAT TGCATGCGTGCCTATGTAGAATTTGAGATTGAGGAAGGTGCGTATGAAATTAGTTGTCCAGATGCTCAGTGCGATCACGGCGCAATACTATCTTTGAAGGAGATATCCAGCCTTGTCAGTCCAGAACTTATGGAGAAACATTGCAAGTTTCGTTTAAATAGAG ATGTATCAATGGATAAAGGTCGTGCATGGTGTCCTCGAGCGGGTTGTGAAACGATATGTTCAATAAATAGCAGCAATGGTGGAAGCGGCACTCCTTTAGGTCCTGTTCACTGTCCCAATTGCTCCACAGATTTCTGCTCAATATGTCGGGAACCTTGGCACAATGGGCCCTGTTCAGATCTTCCGTTAGGGATACCATTCGGCAGCGATCACATTAAATGTTGTCCTATGTGTTCTGTGCCGATAGAAAAGGATGAAGGTTGTGCTCAAATGATGTGCAAAAGATGTAAACACGTGTTTTGCTGGTACTGTTTAGCATCCTTAGAT GATGACTTTCTGTTGCGACATTACGACAAGGGACCATGTAAGAATAAATTGGGTCATTCACGTGCGTCCGTGATATGGCATCGAACGCAAGTTATTGGGATCTTCGCTGGTTTTGGCCTACTTCTACTTGTCGCATCGCCCTTGTTATTATTAGCGGCACCTTGCATCGTATGCTGTAAATGTCGCGTTTGCGGCTCTTCCAGATTGGAACAGGAGGAAGGTGACACGGCAACATAG